TGCGATTTAGAATTAGTTCGTTTTATGAATAGCTCAAATCTTTACATAAATGCCTTTGCATTGGGTTAGAAACTTATTTCATATTGTGTTAACTGAACAGTGGCcacattttttaaatgttCTCTTCATGTGCAGCAATTCTTGAAAGAGATACTGAATGAGCTCTGCGTGTACAATAAAAGAGGAACTAACCAGGGTACTTATGAGCTTAAGCCGGAGTACAAGAAATCTGTTGAGGATACAGCTGAATAAGTTTTTCTCTCTGCCTAGTTTAGCACCCTCCAATTTTTCTTCGGAGAACAGGTAGTTCAAGATTAATCAGCAAGAAGAAAGGGTTGCCTGTCGTGTGGGGGCGACAGAGTAACACCATCAACAAGAACTGTAACATGGGAGGCAATagtttactttttattttcctatatttttttttacagcccGAAAGGTGCAGTTATAAACTTATAATGTTTGTTTGATCCGACAAGAGACGGTTAAATGCTTCCATAAACAGATAAACTTACTAGGCAAACGTGTGATTTGAAATTAGCTTGTACATTAAAACATTCACCTAggattttaattgaaaattttgagaacAGTTTTGATACCTACTTGACAAGTGTATATCACTTCGAATACCCATAAcccatttaaaatttcaaaataaatgcATAGAGCTTGTAGTTCAAGTGGTTAATTTCCGAAGTTTTGGATTCGAATTATCCTCCCCGTATACATACATGATTACAATTTACATACCCGACCGAGATGAATGCCTCTCCCCAAGTCAGTGTGGGATTTCTCCCCCTCCTCATCCATTTTTTGGGGACCTCTCACATCTTCCTTTCTTCGGACACGTAAGGCCAACTTAAGGATGGGCCCAGACTAATTGAACACTTGGGCCTGAGAAGGATGCTCTTAGTTTTGTTAAGGACCGGTTATTATGCAAAGTTCAAGGTTGGAAACAAGGCCTTCTCTCTCAAGCTGGAAGGGAAACTCTCATCAAATCTGTTGCTCTTGCTATTCCCACTTATCCCAtgtctatttttctttttcccatgGGTTTCTGCAGTGAGCTTGATGGTATTTTGGCCAATTTCTGGTGGGGTCATTCTGGGGACAAAAACAAGATTCATTGGATTAACTGGACGGCTTTGGGGTTACCAAAGCATGAAGGAGGCATGGGGTTTCGGAACCTGCATGATTTCAATCTAGCTTTGTTGGCTAAGCAGTGTTGGAGACTATTAACTGAGCCTGACTCTTTCTGGGCTAAAATGATAAAAAGCAGGTACTTTCCTAACTGTGATTTTCTCCTGGCTTCTAAGGGTGCCAGAGCTTCCTGGGCATGGTCCAGCTTGCTTGCAGGAAGAGATCTCGTCCTTCGTGGAGCTCGCTGGCAAATTCTTGATGGTAGTAGAGTTCACCTTTGGACGGACAAATGGCTCCCTTGTGTTGCTAATCCTATCCTCCGTCCCACTGATGGAAGCACAAAAGATGATACTTTGATGGTCTCTACTATTATTAATCCCATTTCTATGTAGTGGAACCTCAATAGCATTCGTGATGACATTTCTAATCATGATCTGGAAAAATTTTTGGCTCTCCCCTTGGGTGACGGGAGTGAATCTGATCGTGTCACTTGGCCCTTAAACCTCAATGGTGATTATTCTGTCAAATCCGGCTACCATCTTATTCATTCCGACAACTCCTCCAACGTTCACTTGCGCCCATCTAGTCTTCATGCTCCTACTGATGTTCTTTGGAAAGTGATCTAGAACTCCTCCTTaatcccaaaattaaaaaacttctTATGGAGAGTTCTTTCTGGTTGCTTGGCTTCAAAGGAAAATTTATTCAAGCGGCATCTTGGTGATTCCCCCATTTGCCCCCTGTGTGAGCAAGATTCTGAATCTTTGGAGCACTTATTCCTTTTATGTGGTTGGGTCaagttggtttggtttggcaGCCCCATGAACTATTGTGTTGATAGGCAACGTGTCACCTCTATGGCTGAATGGCTTTACGAAGTGATTGGGCCTCATAGTTCTCTACGTGTTGACAGAACCTGGATTATTTCCCATGTGGCCTATACTTGTTGGGGCATTTGGCGTAGTCGTTGTGCGAAGATCTTTGATGGCAGTCCTTTGTGTCCAAAGCAAACATTGTCTCATATTAAATGCATGATCTCTGACTTTGATTTGCTGAAAGAGGTTTCTCATCCCGTGCACCAACCTAGTACCACCTTTTCCATTGATGAAGTTTGGTCCCCCCCGCCTGCTACTTGGAGCAAGTTAAATGTGGATGCTAGTTGGACAATTTCTCATCCTAATGCTGGTCTTGGAGGTGTAATTCGGAATTCTAGTGGTGTGTTCATGGGTGGCTTTGCTGCTTGTAAAATTGCAAATTCGGTTCTTGAAGCTGAAGCCCACGCAGCTCTTGCTGGGTTATCTCTTGCTGCTGAGATGGGTCTGGCTAATGTTGTCATTAAATCGGACTCCCAAGTGCTTGTGAATTGCGTAAGGGGCAAAATTCCCAATGGAATTTGGTCCATCTACCCCATCCTCTCTGCCATTAGAAGCTGTTGCAACAATTTTATCTCTTGTGATTGGCGATGGATCTCTCGCCGGGCCAATAAGGCCGCTGACGCCGTTGCGGCTATTGCTAGGAGGACGAAGTGCGATAAGGTTTGGCTTAACAGACCCCCTTCTTCCCTTGTGTTTGTTCTTCAATCGGATGGTCTGCCTTGCCCCCCTTGTTAATCTCCTTTTAGCTAGAGGCTGACGTGCTCCTTTGGCGACGTCCTAGTTTGTGGCCCTCTAGTTTCTGTTACtttctgtttcctttttctctagCTTGTCTCTGTTTTTATGCTTGCTCCTGGGCGGGTCTGTCCCCTAGGCtgctatctttttctttccttgtttCTGTTTCCTTTTGGGTTGCTTTCCCTTCAATGAAGTTTCcctttgaccaaaaaaaaaaaaaaaaaactcagtGGAAGAGTTGAATTATTGGGGGGCTTTGGAATGCGACCTGTATCTTAATCAAGCAAGCAAATGAAGACGATCGAGGATCACTTTTGCAttgtctttctttctttgaaccTTTTTTTCGCTTTCAATAAATGAATAATGAGTTTGTATGAATATGGAATGCGAAACCTAACTGTTTGAAAATTAAAGCAGCGGCCGCCACTAGACCAACATGTAGATTTgctattcaaaattttatgatgCCCATGCTATACTATACCTTTTTTCTCGAATATCATCATTCCCTGCTACCTGCACATTATTATTTCTACGCACAAATGCATATACAGATATTATTCATCATGTCAAgtcaaacatatatatatatgtatgcaggTCGGTTTCCCAATCcatgtttattattttaattaattactttattAGTATGtgtaatgtgtgtgtgtgagataATAGAAACCCTAATCTAATATTTCATGCATGGGTTTACACTGTGATTAGACTACTGGGAGTCTTAACAACAAGGGAAGATTTCTTGGTAATTGACATTTATAAAGACGTGacaaaataaatgaacccCACCGACTACCGAGTGTGAGAGTGGATGTTTCAATATAAATTGCATGAAGATacacattatttaattaattatgccTAGCCTAGCTAGAATTAATGAGGTCGATCGAGGCCTTGTCCATTCTTGGAATCTTGTTTGTCACCTTTGGAAGATTTTAAGAGAAAACTTTAGCACCACAAAAGTAAGATTCCAATACTATCTATCTATCTTCTCATTCTCAAACAACATGATCAACTGAGCCAGCGAGCGATCGAGGCATCAACTTGTTCATGGAAATGCACTAGTTAgtgggttgggttgggatAGCCCAGCGTTGGGACCCTTCCTTTCTCATTAATGGTGCAATTCATGAAAGCGAAGGCTAATGGGAACTCGGTCACTCCCATGAACGTGCATGCCAAAAGTGGCAAACCAATTcatggagagagagatatatatgtattgagGCATTTATTAAGGTAAAGTTAAACGAAACCATTTCATGCCCTaatcaacataaaaaaaaaatagtcaaaaAGGAGAAAGCCAACTTGACTTTGATGGACAGCGATTAATTAGTATGTTATAGATGATTTGACACGCAATTAATTCATGATAATCTACATGAGCATGTCTAATCAAGCAGtaagtttctcaaaataaataaccGTGTTAATTAGCTCCATCCATCCAGCCCTAGCTAGCCCTTTACAATGTTTGCACACAGTGCAATTAGCGGTGGGTGGAATCACTTTTGtgccaaaagaaaagagccaaacaaaagcaataaaGAATCAGTACTAGTGGGTTTATCCGGTACAAGAtatgaaaaagaaaccaaCCAAGAACCAACCCACATAAACCTACAGAGATCTTTCCAAACGAGGGATTAATTGGTCATGCCTTTTATCTCTCATTCCAATTTTCATTTACCAAACATGCACAcacagttttcttcttctcattgTCGTATTCTACTGATTCGTTTTGGAAGATTGTATATGATCATTCCAAGAACCACAATGCCCCCCTCCCCAATAATTTAATAACCTCAACTTTCATGTTCATGgctatacatacatataagGGGCCCTGCTGTAGTGAAAGTGGCACCACTGCACAGGACCCCTGATTTTTGAGGGcctctgatttttttttttactttatataatATGCACTAATATAATTGTATATATACTCCAATAAGCAAAACATTAATTAACACAAAAGTGTATTTCATGGAGTTAGTTTCTAGCGTGTATCCTTTGGTACAATACCTAGGTTTGAGTCTTAGTGAAGTGAATatattcataattttattctctttttattataagaacaaaatttaaaagagtttttaaaaaaagcacGTGAAAAATACAAGGGGAAAGATCCAACTAAACTAACAATAGTATATATCACACCCATACACtctccttaaaaaaaaaaaaaaaaaaaaaaaaaactttctttcacttaaaacaaaacaacaacaacaaaaaaaacattcatgtcttcttctttctctttaactctttttttttttttttaattttaaactaacatttaaatttatcaaatgacaacattaaaaaatttatgatttgATTTGTGATTGTTATTACATGCTAATTGATGatgaattttagttataaaaaaaattgttttatgacattaagtcatgattttttttatttttaatatttcatattAGACTATGTGAGGACTCCAATTAAAGTCTAGCACAGGACCCTCAAAATTTCAGGACCGGCCCCATACATatagaaatgagagagagagggacaaattataaataaattatccAGAAGAACTattgaagaaagaatcaaACCCGGAATTTCAGCATCTCACTGGGACAGTCGCCCACAGCAAGTCATATCCTAGTTCAAATCATCATCACCTTATAAATTGTAGATGCATTAGTTGGATATCAAATGGATGAGAGGCTTTTAAATATAAGTGGGGCTAGTTTTAGTTGAGCGGCGGTTCAAATATAATCTGTCTGGCAATATTTTAGATGCCAAACATATGCACATTTTTTAAACCAACAGTTAATGAAAGTTGAGACTAAAAGAGAAAGCATGAAACACGTCCAACCATGATTGGGGAGGGGGGGTAGACCACAGCACTACCCCAAGCCCAAGGCTTTTAAAACTTGTTGGTTCAGAGGCTTCAACGTGGCTTGAAATGTTtcattttaattactttgCCAAGTGATCCTCTTTGTAATGGTGCATTCAGGCAATGACCCACATctatcagagagagagagagagagagagagagagatgttgaAGAACCCTAGCTTGCTAACACTGAACGCGACGTAAGATAAGAATTGCGTGATTGGCCTAGCATTGTCCATTTTGACTATATGGCAAGGGTACCTATatgggaaaaaagaaaaaaaaaagaagcttcaTTCATATTGTCTCGAAAGTGCTAAACATTACTTTGAATTGTTTAAAGTCACTCTTTTGCATTCGACCAGTTGGTTATTGCTGCCTCCTAAATTTTTCCAACATCTTAAATCATGGGGTTTTTCCTTGATTTATGTGATCGAATGGGTTAATCAACGTTAATTGCATATGAAGAACATCATTAGTAGTAGTAATAATGCGAATTAATTCGAATGATCTGCTTCCGTACAATATGCATATGGCTGTCTAGAGGATGCACGGTATATATAAACACCCTAGCTGTCAACGTGCCACGTGTTCTAGATGCACATGTAATGTTGGTGTCATCACCATGTACGCAAATTCATCCAATCCGTATACGTAAAGCTCGAATTCATCTTATACATGTTATATAGCAGAATATATAGAAGCCCAGAAAGAAAAGCTCCCCTGCCCAAAAGTAAACAGATGGTAACATTATACACAGCCTTAACATAAaggaaatacaaataaaatgaaaaggagAGCACTATTTTCCGCAGCAATAATTACTGGATCCACTCACACAAATTCAATATTATTCGGCCTTCAAAAATAGCAGCTCCAAAGCAAAACATTCATAGccataggaaaaaaaaatagcattGTTTTGGTATTCCCGTCCAATAAATGTTATATCACGTGGAAGTATTATCATGTGTATCAGATTGTCAATGTTATTCACCAAATACTATCCCCGTTTCGTGAAAATCTTTATCTAGCCATAGGGTATATATATgcatccagcatatccttgATACTCACATTCTTTTTCCATATTAAGGCAGAATCATAGAGCATAAAACGAAAGTCCACTACATACTTATGTACTACTTGCCCTACCCAACATTTTCGAATCTCTCGTTTTAGGCTCAAACTTTGCTTATTTTGCATCCcataaattgaaagaaaagaaaaagttgatcgtgtttagtttagtttataaaggaaaaagataaagagaaaaaagaaaagaaaaagagtataTTTTAATGAGTCAAAGACGGAGAGAGGGAGTCGACCAAACACTGGGTAGGAAGATTCTCTCGTGCAAACAAAATCTAATTTTAGCTGTCAGTCATGTAATTATGCAACTGCAAAGAGAATGGAATTGAGCAAATGCAATTAGCATCACAACTGGCTTGGTCAGGGTGGTGTCCAACCGGTTCATGCAGGCCGGGTCAGACCCCCGTCCTTCTCTTCCGAACCTGTAGCTttttacaataataaaataatactgATTACAAAACCCTACTGTCAGATAGAAAGAAGTACCTTTTAACGATCAagagattatatatatatatatatatatatatatattatattgttacTTACTGGGGCAGGCCTaggccttgttcttcttttgaaaTAGAGAAGAATGATGGTGGTCTCAATTGAGGGGAGGCAGCCTGTCTCTTAAAGCGAGGAGGCTTCATATCAATGAGGATATATCACAATTGATCCAGCCAACTTTGGGAGTGGCCGGTCACCAGTCGGAATAATATTTACTCGCTCGCTCAGTGTCagtggaaagaaagaaacactttcatatttttttaattttagaaaacaaaagatatcATAATAAAGACGCTTTAATTCTCTAATTCATGATTAATTAACGAAAGAGCGGCATTAGTTTTTCTTGGTTTAGTTTATATTCGAAAAGAAGGATCAAGGAGCTAGAAAAGATGGATTCTTCCTGTTGGCTAttacttttctctttttgaaaaatatacacTGCCTGCCACATATATAGATATGGTCCTGCATCTCTATCAAAGTGGcgtatatttttttcttaccTTTTTCTGATCAAACCTCAATTCTCAACCGAGGGTGGACCACCCTCGTCCAAAACAAGGCTTTTATCCATCCCATGATCTTAAATCTTAACCACCATTTCAACCGAGGGTGTTCTCTCTCGTTCTCTGCAAATGAGAAGACTATACTCGTTAGGTACGTAATGCAACTAGAGATCATCATCACATCAAGGGTATCCTTAGTGCCAACAAAGGTTTGATACCTGTACGGCGGATATAAATTAATCGTGTAGGCAAGTTTCATGCTCTAGGGAACAGTAAAACTATTAACTAATACAGATAAAATACACACAAATAAATTACACAGATGATATAAAACTATATACATGTGTGTGTGCAGAGTGAAATATTTAGTTAAAGGGTGGTGGGGAAGAGGgggatgtggtggtggtggtggggttgCAGGTTTTCACGGGGGATGAGAACGCATGGCATATGGGCATATGAGGCTCCCACATCCCCTCGTGCGCGCTATCTATCATGAATCATATACGGATCCTCATCCATGGCGGCTCTTTCCCCTACCTCTTAATATCTAATAGCTAGCTACCTCTTAATTATCATCATTAATAGCGTGCTGCCAAAACAGAAGAAgctgttaaataaataatttcatttcatttttcatataCATGTAGCTTACTAGTGGTAGTGCGATCGATTGGGGACTTGTCTTGTCAGCCAAGCCccaagggagagagagagagagagagagagagagagagagagagagagagagcagaatATTATGTTATGTGATGTGGGAGACAACCAAAAACATTTCAAGCTTAACAACAGTTGACATAACGTCTTTTTAGGGCCCTCGTGGGACCCCCACTTCCCTttcctctcactctctcttgAGTCTTGACTCTGTTGACCTCCCTTCCCTCTCTATATTTATATCTCTAACTTCATCCCTAACTCTCCAccacttctcttcttcttaatTACTTCTCTTACTTTGTAACAACACCAGCTATCACTAATTTGCTAGCTTGATCAGCTAGCTTAGGTGAGATCGTATTTCAATGGCTGATGCAGTAGGTTCAGCCTCTGCGAAGAGAATGTGTTGTTCGGTGCCTGAGAGACTCCAACTGCATGGGGCCATGCTGGCCTTGCAGTTTGGCTATGCTGGTTTCCATGTTGTCTCTAGAGCTGCCCTCAACATGGGCATTAGCAAGCTTGTCTTCCCTGTTTACAGGAACATCATCGCTCTGCTTATGCTCCTTCCCTTTGCCTATTTTCTAGAGAagtacgtatatatatatcctcaCTACTCATAACCTACGTACTTACCATTAATTAATTCTTCTCTAGCAATAGTTCATATGAATTAACATGTTGTACTTCTTATTATTAATATCAGGAAGGACAGGCCTGCAATTACACTAAACTTTCTCGTTCAGTTCTTCCTCCTGGCGCTTATTGGGTATGACTGAAAAAAAGAGTTGCACATTAATTTGATGAAAATTCCAAGATTTGTTTATTGTGATAATTGatcactttttatttcaaactaattatatatctttttcCCCACAGAATAACAGCAAACCAAGGATTCTACTTGCTGGGGTTGGACAACACATCTCCAACCTTTGCTTCTGCCATCCAAAACTCCGTCCCAGCCATCACCTTCCTCATGGCAGCCGTACTCAGGTAAGCTTTAACTCAATTTCCCTCTTGCATGTATGAACAATACAAGTTAATTAAtgtttcaattcttaatatgtTCTAAGATTAACTAGTAAGTATGTCCCTATATAATTAAACATTGCAGGATTGAGCACGTGAGGCTAAACCGAAAAGACGGTATCGCAAAGGTGGTCGGAACGATTTTCTGCGTAGCCGGAGCCTCCGTAATTACTCTGTACAAGGGTCCCACCATATACAGCCCAACTCCCCCACTGCAGATGATGAGATTGATGGGCAATGCTACCTCCATagtatcatcatcatcatcctcatcatcttcatcagcAATAATGTCAACGCTTGGTGATGCAAATGGCAAGAGCTGGACTCTGGGTTGCCTGTACCTGATCGGGCATTGCCTGTCGTGGTCCGGCTGGCTCGTCTTCCAAGCCCCGGTTCTGAAGAAGTACCCGGCTCGTCTCTCTGTGACCTCCTACACCTGCTTCTTTGGTCTCATACAGTTCATCGTAATCGCTGCCATTTTTGAGAGAGACGCTCAGGCTTGGATTTTTCACAACGGAGGAGAAGTCTTCAGCATCTTATACGCGGTCAGTAACCTAATAGATTAAAAATAAACGTGTGACAcattaattatttcttaaaatgacGAGCATGGCCCTGTTCTGCTGAGGTGGGAGCCAGGAAAAAAATGAGAGTGGGTCGAATTAGGAACAAGTGTTATTCTTTGGCCCGAGATTTAGGCAATAGTTTCCTGGTTAGTTAACAAAAAGCTTGCCAAAGTAAAAGTGTGTCAAAGTCGGCAGAAATAAAAGGAGGGGGCAATACTTGTTGTTCATGTGCGAATGCTCAAGTATGCTTTGCAAATGCAAAAATGCAATAATGCAATAATGcagggtggtggtggtgtggTGGGTATTGAAAGTGAAATATGaaactctttctttctttctttctttctctctttctttctttctttctttctttctttcttcttttgtttgtttgtttgttttgattaattaatatttttgtggttaaatgaattaattatgaaatatGATGAAAAATGCAGGGAGTGGTTGCTTCAGGGATCGCATTCGCTGTACAGATATGGTGCATTGACAGAGGGGGCCCTGTCTTTGTTGCTGTATATCAACCTGTTCAGACCCTCGTTGTCGCTATAATGGCCTCCGTCGCTTTAGGCGAAGAATTCTACTTGGGCGGGTActtatacatacatacatacatacatacatacttgatcataagtataaagaaaatttcaagACATATGACATTTTGGCCTCATCTTTGTTGTCGTGGAATTAAAATGTATATTTacatgtagtaattaataATAACAAGGGTGATGTACATTTGACAGGATAATTGGGGCGGTGCTGATCATAGTGGGACTGTACCTAGTGCTGTGGGGTAAAAACGAAGAAAGAAAGTTTGGTCTAATAGCTCAAGCAAACAGCAGGGCTGGAATTCTGTCCACTCCGGAGCACGTAAACAACAGGAAAAGCCAAGCCAAGACGTCTCTCACTCAGCCACTCATCCCTCCATCAACCGAAAATGTTTGAGATCCTATTTCCTAACTTTTGACGACAGCCTTGGCCCCTTGGCCTTCAAgatcagaagaagaagaagaaaaaagtacTGCTTTTTCAGTTATATATATCAGAAAGCTTTGTGTGTGTATGAAGGTGTTCcttttttcgtttttctttaattttttcacttttactCAATCGCTTTCTTAGTAGGGGAGGGaggaaaaatcaaagagagagagagagagagagatctcatCAGGGGGGTGGATATCATGATGATCATTGTCAGCTATCAACTATGTGGGCCTCAGAGCCTCAAATCCCATATGCTTTATATGTTAATTTATCGTTTGATTTACGAAACATTATTGCCTACATTGTCTTTCTTACATTGTCATGACTCGCTAATTCATGCACTTAATTACGATCCCAGCAAGGAAACATAGCACTAATTGACCACCTCTCTCACGTCTATATATAAtcacaagaagaaaaatccGATATTGGTTGGGGGTATGTAGGTGATCTAATTATTGTTTATGATTCTATTATGTTACTAGTGTGGTGACAAAATTGCTGGTAAGATTTAAGAATAATGCTAGGGACACCAAACTTGAGTCCCACATGCCACGTCATAAATATTTAGTTAACTAATTTCATCCCTAAATAATTAAACTTATCGTAAGTTGTACCATTGTTGGCtctgatcatcatcatcttggaaACAAGCATCAGAATTTGAGACttttatcatcatcatcctcgCTTGGAAACCAggatatttgattttgagacTTTTGAAACGAAGACCTGGCTCAATTTTGACTCCATGAAGATGATTGAGGATAGGGGAAATGAATGATGAGAAGAGAAGTCTGATGAGTTCAGCCACATAAACCGATCGATTGAATGAATTagctatttatatatttcagtTTTGACTCCGTTAGCTTTGTGTATAAGTTGTGCATCATCATCAATATAGAATCTTATGTATGTGCATCGGATCCTACATCAAGGGGTTTGAGAGAGAGTCTCCACTGAAACCGATTAAATTACAACTTTAGTAAGAACAAGCCTCGCTCATGGTGGTATGACGGCAAGTTTAATTGTTTAGGGTTAGCCGCAGGgcttttgattaattaggtttttcaattttttttcctaaaataaattaactaAATCATAATCCAAGTTggaattgattaattaaatatttattacaTAGCATGAGCCACATTATTTGAGACTTAAATTTGGTGCATAAATTTGGTGTTCTTAACATTACCCGAAAATTTAAATGTATAATTATCAGATCCCAACATTACATCATTAAAGTGTTAAGTAAAAGGCTACACAATAGTAACAAAATTACCTTTTCTCTGGAGAGCATGCATTTCTTTTATGATTGTAAGATGCTTTTCC
The window above is part of the Prunus dulcis chromosome 1, ALMONDv2, whole genome shotgun sequence genome. Proteins encoded here:
- the LOC117616027 gene encoding protein WALLS ARE THIN 1; protein product: MADAVGSASAKRMCCSVPERLQLHGAMLALQFGYAGFHVVSRAALNMGISKLVFPVYRNIIALLMLLPFAYFLEKKDRPAITLNFLVQFFLLALIGITANQGFYLLGLDNTSPTFASAIQNSVPAITFLMAAVLRIEHVRLNRKDGIAKVVGTIFCVAGASVITLYKGPTIYSPTPPLQMMRLMGNATSIVSSSSSSSSSSAIMSTLGDANGKSWTLGCLYLIGHCLSWSGWLVFQAPVLKKYPARLSVTSYTCFFGLIQFIVIAAIFERDAQAWIFHNGGEVFSILYAGVVASGIAFAVQIWCIDRGGPVFVAVYQPVQTLVVAIMASVALGEEFYLGGIIGAVLIIVGLYLVLWGKNEERKFGLIAQANSRAGILSTPEHVNNRKSQAKTSLTQPLIPPSTENV